In Pseudomonas coleopterorum, the genomic window GCGGTGCGCCCAAGCGCAGCTCCGAAGGCAAGGGCGGGCTGGGTTCGACCAACGGCATGGGCATCTGCCACAGCTACACGCCGGATGGTCGCTGTGTATCGTTGCTCAAGATACTGTTGACCAATTTCTGCCTGTTCGACTGCCAGTACTGCGTCAACCGCCGTTCCAGCGACGTGCCACGGGCGCGCTTCACGCCTGAAGAAGTGGTGCGCCTGACCGTGGACTTCTACCGGCGCAACTGCATCAGCGGCTTGTTCCTGAGCTCCGGCATCATCCGCTCGGCCGACTACACCATGGAACAGCTGATCCGCGTGGCGCGCCTGCTGCGCGAGGAGCATCAGTTCCGCGGCTACATCCACCTCAAGACCATTCCCGAAGCCGACCCGGCACTCATCGAAGAGGCGGGTCGCTACGCCGATCGCCTGAGCGTGAACATCGAGCTGCCCACCGATGTCAGCCTGCAGACCCTGGCGCCGGAAAAGGACGTGAAATCGATCAAGAAAGCCATGAGCACCATCTACACGGGCCAGCAGACCGTGCTCAACGAACCGCGCGCGCCACGCTTCACGCCGGCCGGGCAAAGCACGCAGATGATCGTCGGTGCCGACCAGACCGACGACAGCACCATCCTGCACAGCGCTGAATCCCTGTACGGCAACTACGGCCTGAAACGGGTTTACTATTCGGCGTTCAGCCCCATCCCCAACAGCCCCAAGAGCGTGCCGCTGGCAGCACCGCCACTGATGCGCGAGCACCGCCTCTACCAGGCCGATTTCCTGCTGCGCAGCTATGGCTACAAGGCCGACGAGCTGCTCTCCGGTCCGGGCGACCTGGCGCTGGACATCGATCCCAAGTTGGCCTGGGCGCTGGAAAACCGAAGCGTTTTCCCATTGGATCTGAACCGTGCGGAACCTGCACTGATCGCCCGCATTCCCGGCATTGGCCTGCGTACCACCAAGCGC contains:
- a CDS encoding putative DNA modification/repair radical SAM protein; this translates as MQLIDKLSILADAAKYDASCASSGAPKRSSEGKGGLGSTNGMGICHSYTPDGRCVSLLKILLTNFCLFDCQYCVNRRSSDVPRARFTPEEVVRLTVDFYRRNCISGLFLSSGIIRSADYTMEQLIRVARLLREEHQFRGYIHLKTIPEADPALIEEAGRYADRLSVNIELPTDVSLQTLAPEKDVKSIKKAMSTIYTGQQTVLNEPRAPRFTPAGQSTQMIVGADQTDDSTILHSAESLYGNYGLKRVYYSAFSPIPNSPKSVPLAAPPLMREHRLYQADFLLRSYGYKADELLSGPGDLALDIDPKLAWALENRSVFPLDLNRAEPALIARIPGIGLRTTKRLVELRRQRRIRYEDLTRLRCVLAKAKPFFITSDYHPQQAEISTLLLRDQLRDRPQPQQLGLWG